CGCCCAGCCCCCCGCCGACTTCATCCGCGCCCTGGCCGCGAGCACGCGCCTGGGCGCCTTCGGCATGCACGACCTGCACCGCCTGCAGGCCGCCTTCGACGTGCTGCCGTTCGCCGAAGCGGCGCAGCGCGAATGCCTCGTGCTGCGCGAGGCCGGCGGCGAGCTGTTCGTCGTCATCGGCGACCCCTTCGATGCCGGCCTGCGCGCCTGGGCCGAAGAGCGCATCACGTCGCCCTTCGACTGGCGGCTCGCCCACCGCGCCGACATCCGCGCCTACCTGTCGCGCCACGAGGAATCGCTGCGCGCGATGGACTCGGTGCTCGGCGCCGGCCTGGCCGGCGGCGACCGACACGACGAGGCGATCGAATCGCTCTCGATCACCTCGATCAGCGAGGACGGCAGCCCCGTCGTCAAGCTCGTCAGCTCGACGCTCTACGACGCGCTCAAGTCGATGGCCAGCGACATCCACATCGAGACCACGCCCGCCGGCCTGACGATCCGCTACCGCATCGACGGCGTGCTGGTGCCGGTGGGCAACGTGCCGGGCCTCGAACTGGCCGAGCAGGTGATCTCGCGCATCAAGGTGATGGCCGAGCTCGACATCTCCGAGCGCCGCGTGCCGCAGGACGGCCGCTTCAAGGTCTCGATCCAGGGCCGCGCGATCGACCTGCGGGTGTCGGTGATGCCCAGCATCTTCGGCGAGGACGCGGTGCTGCGCATCCTCGACAAGCAGGCGCTGACCGCGCAGACGCTCGGCCTGACGCTGGCCAGCCTGGGCTTCGACGACGACAGCATGGCGCGCATGCGCCGCCTTGCCCGCGAGCCCTACGGCATGCTGCTCGTCACCGGCCCGACCGGCAGCGGCAAGACCACCACGCTGTACGCCGTGCTGAGCGAGATCAACAGCGGCCAGGACAAGATCGTCACCATCGAGGATCCGGTCGAATACCAGCTGCCCGGCGTGCTGCAGATCCCCGTCAACGAGAAGAAGGGCCTGACGTTCTCGCGTGGGCTGCGCTCGATCCTGCGCCACGACCCCGACCGCATCCTGGTGGGCGAGATCCGCGACCCCGAAACCGCCGAGATCGCCGTGCAGGCCGCGCTCACCGGCCACCTGGTCTTCACCACCGTGCACGCCAACAACGTGTTCGACGTCATCGGCCGCTTCAGGCACATGGGCGTCGAGCCCTTCACCTTCGTCACCGCGATGAACGGCATCGTCGCGCAGCGCCTGATCCGCAAGGTCTGCGACGAATGCGCCGTGCGGCGTGTGCCCGGCGCGGCGCTGCTGGCCGAATCGGGCCTGACGCGCGAGCAGGTGAACGGCTGGCGCTTGCGCGTCGGCCGCGGCTGCGGGCGCTGTCGCGGCACCGGCTACCGCGGCCGGCGTGCCATCGCCGAGATCCTGCTGCTCAACGACGAGCTGCGCGAGCTGATCCTGGCCGGCGCACCGGCGCGGCTGCTGCGCGAGGCGGCGGCGCGCAACGGCACGCGCTTCCTGCGCGAGGCCGCGCTCGATTGCGTGCGGCGCGGCGAGTCGACGCTGCAGGAGATCAACCGTGTCACGCTGGTCGGCTGAGCGGCTGCACGTCGCGCTGGCGCCCGAGCGGGTCGAGCTGACGCGCCCGGGCCTGTGGCCGGGCCGGCCCGCCGCCCACGCGGCCGGTGCGACCTGCTCGCCACGCGCCGGCGAGCCGGCGTGGCAGGCCGCGCTCGATGCGCTCGACGGGCTGCTCGGCGCGTTCAACGCGCGCGGCGAGGCCGTCACCGTCGTGCTGTCCAACCACTGGGTGCGCTACCTCGTGCTGCCGTGGCACGCCGAGCTGACCGGCGCCGACGAGCTGGCGCAGCTCGCCCGCGTGCGCTTCGAGCAGACCTACGGCGCCGCTGCGGCCGACTGGACCATCCGCATCGACGGCGGCTGGGGCGCGCCGCACGTCGCCTGCGCGATCGACAGCGCCCTGTTCACCGAACTGCAGCGCCGCCTGGCCGCCCACGGCCTGCGGCTGCGCTCGCTGCAACCGCTGCTGATGAGCGCCTGCAACGGCCAGCGGCACGCGCTGGCGGGCGAACGCAGCGCCTTCGCGGTGATCGAGCCGGGGCGGATCTGCCTGAGCCTGCTCGGCCGCGGCCGCTGGCTCGAAGTCAGCAACCGGCGCGCCGGCGACGACGTGCCCGAAGCCGTCGAGCGTGAACTCGCCACCCTCGACGCCGACGCCGTGCCGCCGCAGCTCGACGTGCTGCTGGTCGGCGAAGGCGCCCGCTGGCCCGATGCGCCGACCGCGCGACCGGCGCGCCTGCTGGACACGGCAAGCCGCCCGCGGCAGGCGATCACCCGCGCGCTGCGCGGCGCCCGGCTGCGGCGGCTCGACCTCGACCTGGTGCGCCCCGGCCCGGCCTGGCCGGCCTGGCTGCTGCTGATCGCCGGCCTGGCGCTGGCCGCGCACACCGGCCTCGGCTACCTCGCGCTGCACGAGCAACAGGCGCAGCTGCAGCAGCGCAGCGCCCGGCCGCACCAGGCCATCGCCGCGCCGACGGCGGCCGTGAGCGACGAGACCCGGCGCGAGCTGGCCGCAGCGCGCCAGGTCCTGCAGGAGCTGGCGCTGCCGTGGGAGCCGCTGTTCCGCCTGATCGAGGGCGCGCTGATGGCCGACGCCGCCCTGCTGGCGATCGAGCCCGACGCCGGCAAGGGCGCGCTGCGCATCCGCGGCGAGGCGCGCGACTACCCGGCCATCCTCGCCTTCATGCGCCGGCTGGAGGCCTCGCCGGGCGACGGCGCGGGCACAACGCCGGCGCGCGATCCCGAGGGCGCGCCGCTGCTGGCCGGCGTGCACCTGCTCAACCACGAGATCCGCGAGGACGTGGCCGAGCGACCCTACCTGTTCACGCTCGTCGCCAGCTGGAGAACCGCGCCATGAACCGCCTGCTGTGGTGGCTGCGCCGGCACGGCCAGCCATACGCGCTGACCGCGGGCCTGGCCCTGATCGCCGCCGCGCTGGCGGCGCAATGGCTGGCGGTGGGGCCGCTGGGTCGGCAGATCGAGACGGCGCAGACGCAGCGCGAGCAGCGCGACGCCACGCTCGAACGCATGAGCGACGCGCTGCTGCGCCAGGATGCGCCGCAGGCCCGCCTCGACCAGTTCTACGGCCACTTCGCCACCCACGGCGCGCCGCTGGCGCTCGGGCTGGAACGGGTGCACGCGATCGCCGCCGCCCACCAGCTCGAGATGAAACGCGCCGAGTACCGCCTCAGCCACCCGCCCGGCCAGAAGCTCGACCGCTACCGCATGGTGGTGCCGATCCAGGGCGACTACACGACGCTGCGCGCCTTCGTCAGCGCGGTGCTGCGCGAGCTGCCGACGCTGTCGCTCGACCAGATCCAGCTGCAGCGCCAGGACATCGCCGACGGCCGGCTCGACGCGCAGATCACCTTGACCTTCTACCTCGTGCCATGAAAGCCGCCCGCCACTGGCGCCCCGCCCTGCTGCTGGCCACGCTGGCCGGCCTGCTGGCGCTCGCGGTCGGGGCGCCCAACGCGCCGCCCACCTCCCCGGCGCCGACATCGACGACAGCGATGACAGCCTCGGCCACCGCCCCCCGCCTGGTGCCGGCCCGCGCAACGGCCGCCCGATCAGCCGCCCGGGCCGGCGCACCGACGCCGGCCGACCCGCCGATCACCGGGCGCGACGCGGCGCTGTCGGCGCTCGACACCGGCCTGGTCGCGCGCCGCACCGCGGCCGGCGGCAAGGCGCCCGATGCGTTTGCCGCGCACAGCTGGCATGTCGCGCCACCGCCCGCGCCACCGGCGCCGGTGGTCTGGCAGCCGCCGCCGCAGCCCGCGCCACCGCAGGCGCCGCCGCTGCCGTTCAAGTACCTGGGCCGGATGGAGGAATCGCCCGAGCGCACCGTCTGGTACCTGCTGCAGGGCGAGCGCCTGATCGTGAAGGCCTCCGGCGAGGCGATCGACAGCAGCTACCGCATCGACGGCGCCGAGGCCGGCCAGCTGCGTTTCACCTACCTGCCGCTCGGCCAGCAGCAGTCCCTGACCCTGCCGATCGGAGCCCCCCCGTGACACGCACCCTGCCGAGGATCTGGCTCGCCCTGGCGATGCTGTGCGGCGCCGGCTGCTCGACGCCGCAGCCGCCGGACTTCCAGGCCCAGCTCGAGCAGGGCCAGCACAAGGAAGCGCTGGTCCGCTACGAAGAGGCCATGAACGCCCGCCCCGGCGACCCCGAACGGCGGCTGCAGTACTTCCGGGCACGCGACCAGGTCATCAACCGCCTGCTCGCGCTGGGCAGCGCCGAGTTCGGCGCCGGCCAGCTCGAACCCGCCGCGCGGGCTTGGGGCGAAGCGCTCGGCATCGACCCCAAGAACACCCGCGCCGCCAACGGCCTGGCCACGATCGAGGCGGCGCGGCGCCACCAGCTGCTCGCCGGCGACGCCCGCGCCCGGCTCGCCGCGGGCGACAGCGCCGGCGCCGACCTGATGGTCAAGGCCATCCTGACCGAGAACCCCGGCCACCCCGCCGCCCGCGAACTCGACCGCGCGCTGCGCGAGCAGGAGCGCAGGAAGTCGCTGGCGGTGCCGGTGCTGAAGTCGCGGCTGCAGAAGCCCGTCACGCTCGAATTCCGCGACGCGCCGCTCAAGCTGGTGCTGGAGGCGCTGGCGCGTTCGGCCGGCATCAACTTCATCATGGACCGCGAGGTCCGGCCCGACCTCAAGGCCTCGATCTTCGTGCGCGACGTGCGGGTCGAGGATGCGCTCGACCTGCTGATCCACAACCACCAGCTCGAGAAGAAGATCCTCACCGACAACACCGTGCTGGTCTACCCGAACACGCCGCAGAAGCTGCGCGAGCACCAGGAGCTGGTGATGCGCACCTTCCACATCGGCAACGCCGACCCGAAGCAGACGCTCAACCTGCTGCGCACCATGCTCAAGGTGCGCGACGTGTTCATCGACGAGCGGGTCAACCTGCTGTTCCTGCGCGACACGCCCGACGTCATCCGCGCCGCCGAACGGCTGATCGCCGCGCAGGACAAGGCCGACCCGGAGGTCGTGCTGGAGCTGGAGATCCTGGAGGTCTCGCGCACCAAGGTGCGCGACCTCGGCATCACCTACCCGAGCGAGTTCGCCGGGCCGGGTTCGAGCGGCGCCAAGCTGTTCGAGATCGGCGAGCTCAACCGCCGCACCATCGGCGTCGACACCGGCTACAAGCTCAAGCTGCTGCGCACCGACGGCGACACCAAGACCCTGGCCAATCCGCGGGTGCGGGTGCGCAACCGCGAGAAGGCGCGCGTGCACGTGGGCGACCGGGTGCCGGTGATATCGAGCACCATCGTCGGCACCACCAATCTGGGTTCGAACAACACGCCGGTCACGACCGAGCAGATCCAGTACCTCGACGTCGGCATCAAGATCGAGGCCGAGCCGACCATCTACGCCGACGACAGCGTGGCGATCAGCATCAACCTCGACGTCTCGTCGCTGGGCAACCAGACCCGCACCAACGCCGGCACCACCGCCTACGAGGTCGGCACGCGCAACGCCAGCACCGTGCTGCGGCTGCGCGACGGCGAGACCCAGGCGCTGATGGGCCTGATCCGCGACGACGACGTGCAGACCGGCGCCGGCCTGCCCTACCTCGGCGAGTTCCCGGTGCTCGACCGCATCTTCGGCAGCAAGCGCACCGACCGGCGCAGCCGCGAGCTGGTGCTGCTGATCACGCCGCAGCTGGTGCGCGGCATCGAGCCGGCCGACGCCACGCTGGCCGAGTTCTGGTCGGGCACCGAGGCGGCGGTGCGCACCCGCTCGCCCTTCATCGAACCGATGACCCCGGTGGCGCTGGGGCCGGCCACCGCCACCGCCACCGCCACCGCCAGCACCGCGCCGACGCTCACGCTCGGCGAGGTGGCGCCGGCCGCCGTGCCGCTGCCGCTGAACCTGTCGTGGCTGGCGCCGGCAGCGATCCGGGCTGGCGAGCCCTTCGTGGTCGCGCTGCAGGCGCGCAGCGACGGCCCCGTCAAGGGCGCCTCGGTCCAGCTGCGCTACGACGCCGCACAGCTGGAGGTGCTGGCGGTCGAGGACGGCGGCTATTTCGACCCGGTCGGCGGCCGGGCCGTCTTCACGCCGCGCATCGACCCGACGCTGGGGGTCGTGTTCGCGACCGTCGGCGCGTCCGGCACCGGCTCGGCGACAGGCGACGGGCCGCTCATCAGGCTGCGCATGAAGACACGCGGCCCGGCCGCGACCACGCGGCTGCAGATCGGCAACCTGGTCGCGGTCGACCCGATGAACCGGCGACTGCCGATCGAGGGATCGGCGCCGCTGGAGCTGACGTCACGGCCATGAAACACCGCCGCCACGCCCCGCACGGCTTCACGCTGATCGAGCTGCTGGTGACGGCCACGATCGTCGCGGTGCTCGCGTCGGTGGCGCTGCCGCTGGCCGAGCTGAGCGTCAAGCGCGGCCGCGAGAACGAGTTGCGCGCCGCTTTGCGCGAGATCCGCGGCGCCATCGACGCCTACAAGCAGGCCAGCGACGACGGCCGCATCCTCAAGAAGGCCGACGAGAGCGGCTATCCACCCAACCTCGAAATCCTGGTCGAGGGCGTCGAAGACGCGCGCAGCCCGAAGAAGACCCGCATCCACTTCCTGCGCCGCCTGCCGCGCGACCCGCTGCATGCCGATGCGCAGACGCCGGCCGCGATGACCTGGGGCCTGCGCAGCTACGACAGCCCGCACGACGCGCCGCGCGAAGGCCGCGACGTCTACGACGTGCACACGCTGTCGAGCGGCAGCGCCATCAACGGCCTGCCGTACAACCAGTGGTGAACGGCATGCGGCGCGGTTTCACCCTGCTCGAACTGCTGGTGGTGATGGCCATCATCGCCACGCTGCTGTCG
This portion of the Leptothrix cholodnii SP-6 genome encodes:
- a CDS encoding GspE/PulE family protein — encoded protein: MKLIDAPNAFRAEPLATDLIAAARAQARDTGARLLDTLEAAAAQPPADFIRALAASTRLGAFGMHDLHRLQAAFDVLPFAEAAQRECLVLREAGGELFVVIGDPFDAGLRAWAEERITSPFDWRLAHRADIRAYLSRHEESLRAMDSVLGAGLAGGDRHDEAIESLSITSISEDGSPVVKLVSSTLYDALKSMASDIHIETTPAGLTIRYRIDGVLVPVGNVPGLELAEQVISRIKVMAELDISERRVPQDGRFKVSIQGRAIDLRVSVMPSIFGEDAVLRILDKQALTAQTLGLTLASLGFDDDSMARMRRLAREPYGMLLVTGPTGSGKTTTLYAVLSEINSGQDKIVTIEDPVEYQLPGVLQIPVNEKKGLTFSRGLRSILRHDPDRILVGEIRDPETAEIAVQAALTGHLVFTTVHANNVFDVIGRFRHMGVEPFTFVTAMNGIVAQRLIRKVCDECAVRRVPGAALLAESGLTREQVNGWRLRVGRGCGRCRGTGYRGRRAIAEILLLNDELRELILAGAPARLLREAAARNGTRFLREAALDCVRRGESTLQEINRVTLVG
- a CDS encoding PilN domain-containing protein, whose amino-acid sequence is MSRWSAERLHVALAPERVELTRPGLWPGRPAAHAAGATCSPRAGEPAWQAALDALDGLLGAFNARGEAVTVVLSNHWVRYLVLPWHAELTGADELAQLARVRFEQTYGAAAADWTIRIDGGWGAPHVACAIDSALFTELQRRLAAHGLRLRSLQPLLMSACNGQRHALAGERSAFAVIEPGRICLSLLGRGRWLEVSNRRAGDDVPEAVERELATLDADAVPPQLDVLLVGEGARWPDAPTARPARLLDTASRPRQAITRALRGARLRRLDLDLVRPGPAWPAWLLLIAGLALAAHTGLGYLALHEQQAQLQQRSARPHQAIAAPTAAVSDETRRELAAARQVLQELALPWEPLFRLIEGALMADAALLAIEPDAGKGALRIRGEARDYPAILAFMRRLEASPGDGAGTTPARDPEGAPLLAGVHLLNHEIREDVAERPYLFTLVASWRTAP
- a CDS encoding GspMb/PilO family protein, whose translation is MNRLLWWLRRHGQPYALTAGLALIAAALAAQWLAVGPLGRQIETAQTQREQRDATLERMSDALLRQDAPQARLDQFYGHFATHGAPLALGLERVHAIAAAHQLEMKRAEYRLSHPPGQKLDRYRMVVPIQGDYTTLRAFVSAVLRELPTLSLDQIQLQRQDIADGRLDAQITLTFYLVP
- a CDS encoding secretin and TonB N-terminal domain-containing protein, producing MTRTLPRIWLALAMLCGAGCSTPQPPDFQAQLEQGQHKEALVRYEEAMNARPGDPERRLQYFRARDQVINRLLALGSAEFGAGQLEPAARAWGEALGIDPKNTRAANGLATIEAARRHQLLAGDARARLAAGDSAGADLMVKAILTENPGHPAARELDRALREQERRKSLAVPVLKSRLQKPVTLEFRDAPLKLVLEALARSAGINFIMDREVRPDLKASIFVRDVRVEDALDLLIHNHQLEKKILTDNTVLVYPNTPQKLREHQELVMRTFHIGNADPKQTLNLLRTMLKVRDVFIDERVNLLFLRDTPDVIRAAERLIAAQDKADPEVVLELEILEVSRTKVRDLGITYPSEFAGPGSSGAKLFEIGELNRRTIGVDTGYKLKLLRTDGDTKTLANPRVRVRNREKARVHVGDRVPVISSTIVGTTNLGSNNTPVTTEQIQYLDVGIKIEAEPTIYADDSVAISINLDVSSLGNQTRTNAGTTAYEVGTRNASTVLRLRDGETQALMGLIRDDDVQTGAGLPYLGEFPVLDRIFGSKRTDRRSRELVLLITPQLVRGIEPADATLAEFWSGTEAAVRTRSPFIEPMTPVALGPATATATATASTAPTLTLGEVAPAAVPLPLNLSWLAPAAIRAGEPFVVALQARSDGPVKGASVQLRYDAAQLEVLAVEDGGYFDPVGGRAVFTPRIDPTLGVVFATVGASGTGSATGDGPLIRLRMKTRGPAATTRLQIGNLVAVDPMNRRLPIEGSAPLELTSRP
- a CDS encoding type II secretion system protein, which encodes MKHRRHAPHGFTLIELLVTATIVAVLASVALPLAELSVKRGRENELRAALREIRGAIDAYKQASDDGRILKKADESGYPPNLEILVEGVEDARSPKKTRIHFLRRLPRDPLHADAQTPAAMTWGLRSYDSPHDAPREGRDVYDVHTLSSGSAINGLPYNQW